The Fimbriimonas ginsengisoli Gsoil 348 genome window below encodes:
- the rpsF gene encoding 30S ribosomal protein S6 produces MANRKYELFYIVKPDFSDADVQKVADRFKGIVETHGGTVEKAGKWDKRKLAYEINGFKEGNYVLMNFEAEAKVPAELSRLLGISDDVIRHRIYKMDDKPAKV; encoded by the coding sequence TGTTTTATATTGTGAAGCCGGATTTCTCCGACGCCGACGTTCAGAAGGTCGCCGACCGGTTCAAGGGAATCGTCGAGACCCACGGCGGCACCGTCGAGAAGGCGGGCAAGTGGGACAAGCGGAAGCTCGCCTACGAGATCAACGGGTTCAAAGAAGGAAACTACGTCCTCATGAACTTTGAGGCGGAGGCCAAAGTGCCCGCCGAGCTTAGCCGACTTTTGGGAATTTCCGACGACGTAATCCGTCACCGCATCTACAAGATGGACGACAAACCGGCTAAGGTATAG
- a CDS encoding single-stranded DNA-binding protein, producing the protein MSSLNRVILIGRLVRDPELRTTNTGKSVVEFSIAVDKRFKPQDPSQPTADFFRCKAWDKTAEFVSNYLSKGRLAAVEGRIETRKFVDKEGNNREIFEIVADSVQGLDRPRDDAPGNAGGGQSYGGGGGRPAGGAAPSPDEYDPFADE; encoded by the coding sequence ATGTCCTCGCTGAATCGCGTCATCCTGATCGGCCGGCTCGTGCGCGACCCTGAGTTGCGCACGACGAACACCGGCAAGAGCGTCGTTGAGTTCTCGATCGCCGTCGACAAGCGATTCAAACCGCAGGACCCAAGCCAGCCGACGGCGGATTTCTTCCGCTGCAAGGCATGGGATAAGACGGCGGAGTTTGTAAGCAACTACCTCTCCAAAGGCCGGTTGGCCGCGGTCGAGGGGCGCATCGAGACGCGGAAGTTCGTCGACAAAGAGGGAAACAACCGCGAGATTTTCGAGATCGTCGCCGACAGCGTCCAAGGCCTCGACCGGCCGCGCGACGACGCTCCGGGCAATGCCGGCGGCGGGCAGAGCTACGGCGGTGGCGGCGGCCGACCCGCCGGTGGCGCCGCCCCGAGCCCCGATGAGTACGATCCGTTCGCTGACGAGTAA
- a CDS encoding bifunctional phosphoglucose/phosphomannose isomerase yields MNLNDRAVVTELDPKGILALTEGFPAQCREAFEIASRVDAPKLENRPGVVALAGMGGSGAGGDFVRAIFEAHGGAPFIVVRDYAVPSYIGVGDVVFCASYSGNTEETLSAYASAKKSGARIVAVTSGGKLKEQAEADGYTVYLVPGGQPPRTALGYMMVPVLVACHRMKLIPDPEIEKAIALLETCGEDWGPEAKDNDAKALAGKMHGALPIIYGLGSWQGYIANRWRCQINENAKHLAFVNTYPELNHNEIMGWVGATGQSVGRYVGVVLEDGSESVRMKARARVTEGLIGETCSFTHVPALGETLLEKMLTLAHYGDYVSVYLARLNGVDPEDIGSINRLKDELAKVS; encoded by the coding sequence ATGAATCTGAACGATCGCGCCGTTGTGACTGAACTCGATCCCAAAGGGATCCTCGCGCTAACCGAAGGATTTCCGGCGCAATGCCGGGAAGCGTTCGAGATCGCGAGTCGCGTGGATGCGCCGAAGCTGGAAAATCGCCCCGGCGTGGTCGCGTTGGCGGGGATGGGCGGTTCGGGCGCGGGCGGCGACTTCGTCCGGGCGATTTTCGAGGCGCACGGAGGCGCGCCGTTCATCGTCGTCCGCGACTACGCCGTTCCAAGCTACATCGGCGTTGGCGACGTGGTCTTCTGCGCAAGCTACAGCGGCAACACGGAGGAGACTCTATCGGCCTACGCCTCCGCAAAGAAATCGGGCGCGCGAATCGTGGCGGTCACCAGCGGCGGAAAGCTTAAGGAGCAGGCGGAAGCCGATGGTTACACCGTCTACCTGGTGCCCGGCGGCCAGCCGCCCCGTACCGCGCTCGGGTACATGATGGTTCCGGTTTTGGTCGCTTGCCACCGTATGAAGTTGATCCCGGACCCGGAGATCGAGAAGGCGATCGCGCTGCTGGAGACATGCGGTGAAGATTGGGGGCCGGAGGCGAAAGATAACGATGCCAAGGCGCTCGCCGGAAAGATGCACGGCGCGTTGCCGATCATTTACGGTCTCGGAAGCTGGCAGGGCTACATCGCCAACCGATGGCGGTGCCAGATCAACGAAAATGCGAAGCATCTCGCTTTCGTGAACACCTATCCGGAGCTGAACCACAACGAGATCATGGGTTGGGTCGGCGCCACCGGCCAGAGCGTCGGCCGCTACGTCGGCGTCGTGTTGGAAGACGGGTCCGAGAGCGTTCGCATGAAGGCGCGAGCTCGCGTCACCGAAGGACTCATTGGGGAGACGTGCTCCTTCACCCACGTCCCGGCTTTGGGCGAAACCCTCCTGGAGAAGATGCTGACGCTCGCCCACTACGGCGACTACGTCTCGGTGTATCTGGCCCGCTTGAACGGCGTGGACCCCGAAGATATCGGCTCGATCAACCGCCTAAAGGACGAACTCGCCAAGGTCTCGTAG
- a CDS encoding AAA-like domain-containing protein, producing the protein MVVLLYKRNAQPDDHLLALLEQSLRDAGHPVFVDRHLKIGVEWAKAIEQTIRTADALVVLLSESAWKSEMLEYEIETATDQFRKTGKPKILPILIGADTKLEGAVAAQVGEFQFAVWKGPEDDEPIVAEVLAALEDSAPIPKKVVPIEPAGGAVSASSPFYTWRETDAEFDAALRNNESIVLVKGPRQIGKTSLIGRGALLVEELGWRQASTDFQTLSASQFFYEDQFARLLAAMLARQTGFKYDFAGEWLEVFGPSVNLDNFLRALLEDSEKPFVWFLDEADRVFSAPFSGDFFGLVRSWHNARARDPKGPWSRFTVVIGYATEARLFIRDLNQSPFNVGRQISLRNFTVEQTMDLNEKYGKPVERRSDIEALQFLLDGQPFLTRRALEVLASKKLTFGALLETADQDDGPFGDHLKRMLIAVSHVPSVLAAVRSSLAMLPPAEADGVERLIAAGVLKETPGQGVDLACDLYARYLARHVR; encoded by the coding sequence ATGGTAGTTTTGCTGTACAAGCGCAACGCGCAACCAGACGATCATCTGCTGGCGCTTTTAGAGCAATCGCTTCGGGATGCCGGCCACCCGGTTTTCGTCGATCGCCACCTCAAGATCGGCGTCGAGTGGGCGAAGGCGATCGAGCAGACGATTCGAACTGCGGACGCCCTCGTCGTCCTCCTTTCCGAGTCGGCTTGGAAGAGCGAAATGCTTGAGTACGAGATCGAGACGGCAACCGATCAGTTCCGTAAGACCGGCAAACCGAAAATCCTTCCGATATTAATCGGCGCAGACACGAAGCTAGAGGGGGCGGTGGCGGCCCAGGTCGGAGAGTTTCAATTCGCAGTGTGGAAGGGTCCGGAGGATGACGAACCGATCGTGGCCGAGGTTTTGGCCGCCCTCGAAGACTCGGCTCCCATCCCCAAGAAAGTCGTTCCGATCGAGCCCGCGGGCGGAGCCGTCTCCGCTTCATCGCCGTTTTACACCTGGCGAGAGACGGACGCAGAGTTCGACGCCGCGTTGCGAAACAACGAAAGCATCGTCTTGGTCAAGGGACCGCGTCAGATTGGGAAGACTTCCCTCATCGGCCGCGGGGCTTTGCTGGTCGAGGAGTTGGGATGGCGTCAGGCCTCCACCGATTTCCAGACCCTGAGCGCTTCGCAGTTCTTTTACGAAGATCAGTTCGCCCGCTTGCTTGCGGCGATGCTCGCTCGCCAGACCGGGTTTAAGTACGACTTTGCCGGCGAGTGGCTGGAAGTTTTCGGCCCTTCGGTAAACCTGGATAACTTCCTGCGAGCCTTATTGGAGGACTCGGAGAAGCCGTTCGTCTGGTTCTTGGACGAAGCCGATCGGGTCTTCTCCGCTCCGTTCTCGGGCGACTTTTTCGGACTGGTCCGCTCTTGGCACAACGCCCGGGCGCGCGATCCAAAGGGACCGTGGTCGCGATTCACGGTGGTAATCGGATACGCAACGGAGGCTCGGCTCTTCATTCGAGACCTGAATCAATCACCGTTCAACGTCGGCCGACAGATCTCTCTGCGGAACTTCACCGTGGAGCAGACGATGGACCTCAACGAAAAGTACGGCAAGCCGGTCGAGCGCCGCTCCGACATCGAGGCGCTCCAATTCCTGCTCGACGGCCAGCCGTTCTTGACCCGGCGTGCCCTTGAAGTGCTGGCCTCCAAGAAGCTCACCTTTGGCGCGTTGCTGGAAACCGCCGACCAGGACGACGGACCGTTCGGCGATCATCTCAAAAGGATGCTGATCGCGGTCTCACATGTCCCCTCGGTGCTGGCCGCCGTCCGCTCGTCGCTCGCGATGCTCCCGCCGGCAGAAGCCGACGGAGTCGAGCGCCTCATCGCCGCCGGTGTCCTCAAAGAAACTCCCGGTCAAGGCGTCGACCTCGCGTGCGACCTGTACGCCCGGTATCTGGCCAGGCACGTACGCTAA
- a CDS encoding AAA-like domain-containing protein: MVVGRESNFFVSGGTLPLDASSYVERNCDQQLFEALRNAQYCYVLNSRQMGKSSLSIRTLAKLEQMGWCTVSIDLTQMGGRNVTPDQWYIGMAAELGRVLGLRAEILAYWKAKSEFGPMRRFFGALREVVLEKVEQPIVLCIDEIDATRNLPFDTDEFFAGIRECFNRRVQDPAFQRLTFCILGVAVPSDLIRNPTTTPFNIGERVYLRDFTVEEMRRLASALGPNGDTLIERVHYWTGGHPFLSQSLCAAIAADPAIQTSKQVDDLIEKELFGPKARDRNVNLADVANRALNAGFAEPDPERFRADLLSAYARALKGKPVTDDEANRVASLLKLSGLVRSDGMRLRPRNRIYQRVFDAEWIQENMPGQELLRLQQSFRRGIIRATAAYAAVLATVAAFGIFAWTSQRRAEAATVALDRELYIADMNNLRLFEENGDTPRIAQILERTKNSPYRSIEWGLWMKRLHDAKEEYTLDYRAPGKRENGYLTWDGRLICLTDDVTMTATVIDRTSKRTICTRNLTPTQQVVATKTGFLTVDTQVTPAPVVDLISRKELRRIGNPDGRISTLETRPNSDIVLTLEELPNKVPGGRVDLWNLTTGHQTFCWGGPGLSIELPVAFSRDGSRVLITPGRGAGKAGLRNVVVMEPSSHREVDRFTLEDSGAFYDLSDSGKYLLYGDGKSGTIGRDVDRHETIYRRLWSPGETRTAGCFSDGEQKVVTLDRTGKAIVEEFPTGNPLGTILNIWNLSGTASSSEIVAASASVRLFDLRNSVGPRILGQGDRIGRNGQNNLAVFQVSPRGLLRFSDPGLVQGRLSPAPAHFRGYTYNGRWQVEYTKGAAQATIFTDPFSDAKPIRLPMVPINFSGGIARDVFAILMPQTSDILGISGETGEVLWKYHAEGWRNGLWVSPRGDSVFAFVGAAALLVLDAHTGKVRARLERHNLRITNLTFSADGKSFFTCGADGRAVLWDMASLTEKMEFQGNVAQRIGGADLSPDGKRVVTANDGGSWQLWDAVTGVQLADMKASNGSVRSILFTADGKKVVAACEDGKIRAWESSERDPSCRVPVSASSLKDVRR, from the coding sequence ATGGTGGTGGGTCGTGAAAGTAATTTCTTCGTATCCGGCGGCACGTTGCCGCTGGATGCGTCCAGCTACGTCGAGCGTAACTGCGACCAGCAGCTCTTCGAGGCGCTGCGGAACGCCCAATACTGCTACGTCCTGAACTCCCGCCAGATGGGGAAATCCTCCCTTTCAATCCGCACGCTCGCGAAGCTGGAGCAGATGGGATGGTGCACCGTGTCCATCGATCTCACGCAGATGGGGGGACGGAACGTGACGCCCGACCAGTGGTACATCGGCATGGCGGCGGAGCTTGGACGGGTTCTCGGACTCAGAGCCGAGATCCTGGCCTATTGGAAGGCAAAGTCCGAATTCGGGCCGATGCGACGCTTTTTCGGCGCGCTCCGCGAGGTGGTCCTCGAAAAGGTCGAACAGCCGATCGTTCTCTGCATCGACGAGATCGACGCCACACGCAACCTTCCCTTCGACACCGACGAATTCTTCGCCGGGATCCGGGAGTGTTTCAATCGTCGCGTGCAAGATCCCGCGTTCCAAAGGCTGACCTTCTGCATCCTCGGCGTCGCGGTGCCCAGCGACCTGATTAGGAACCCTACGACGACGCCGTTCAACATCGGCGAGCGGGTTTACCTACGGGATTTTACGGTCGAGGAGATGCGCAGGCTAGCAAGCGCGCTCGGCCCGAACGGGGATACGCTCATCGAGCGCGTCCACTACTGGACCGGAGGCCATCCGTTCCTTAGCCAGAGCCTATGCGCCGCTATCGCGGCCGATCCCGCGATCCAAACGTCCAAGCAAGTGGACGACTTGATCGAAAAGGAGCTCTTCGGGCCCAAGGCTCGCGATCGAAACGTCAACCTGGCGGATGTTGCGAATCGGGCTCTGAATGCCGGCTTTGCCGAGCCGGACCCCGAACGGTTCCGAGCCGACCTTCTTTCCGCGTACGCCCGCGCGCTCAAGGGTAAACCGGTGACCGACGACGAGGCAAACCGGGTGGCGAGCCTCCTCAAGCTCTCGGGTTTGGTCCGGTCCGACGGCATGCGGCTTCGCCCGAGAAACCGGATCTACCAGCGGGTGTTCGATGCGGAGTGGATCCAAGAAAACATGCCGGGGCAAGAGTTGCTGCGGCTGCAACAGTCGTTCCGCCGGGGAATCATTCGCGCCACCGCCGCCTACGCCGCGGTTCTGGCAACCGTGGCCGCGTTCGGAATCTTCGCCTGGACCTCGCAACGCAGGGCCGAAGCCGCAACCGTCGCCCTCGACCGAGAGCTGTACATCGCGGACATGAATAATCTCCGCCTCTTCGAGGAAAACGGAGACACCCCGCGGATCGCACAGATCCTGGAACGTACGAAAAACAGCCCTTACCGGAGCATCGAATGGGGACTCTGGATGAAGCGCCTCCACGATGCGAAGGAGGAGTACACCCTCGACTACCGAGCCCCGGGCAAGCGGGAGAACGGCTATCTCACGTGGGACGGCCGACTCATCTGCCTGACCGACGACGTGACCATGACGGCGACGGTCATCGACCGGACGTCTAAGCGGACGATTTGCACGAGAAATTTAACGCCGACCCAGCAAGTGGTCGCCACCAAGACCGGCTTCCTAACTGTCGATACGCAAGTCACTCCGGCGCCCGTGGTCGATCTGATATCGCGCAAGGAACTGAGGCGGATTGGAAATCCGGACGGCAGGATCTCGACCCTTGAGACTCGCCCGAATTCGGACATCGTCCTCACCCTGGAAGAGCTTCCTAACAAAGTTCCCGGCGGGAGGGTCGATCTGTGGAATCTGACCACCGGTCACCAAACCTTTTGTTGGGGGGGACCGGGGCTTTCCATCGAACTCCCAGTGGCTTTCTCGCGAGATGGAAGCCGAGTTCTGATCACCCCCGGACGCGGAGCCGGCAAAGCCGGCCTTCGCAACGTCGTGGTGATGGAGCCGTCGTCTCACCGGGAGGTGGATCGCTTCACCCTCGAGGACAGCGGCGCGTTCTACGACCTGTCCGACTCAGGGAAATACTTGCTTTACGGGGACGGCAAGTCGGGGACGATAGGTCGTGACGTCGATCGCCACGAAACGATCTACCGGCGCCTCTGGTCCCCTGGCGAAACCCGGACCGCTGGCTGCTTCTCGGACGGAGAACAAAAGGTCGTCACCCTCGACCGCACGGGCAAGGCGATCGTCGAAGAGTTTCCAACCGGCAACCCACTGGGGACGATCCTCAACATATGGAATCTTTCGGGGACCGCTTCCAGTTCAGAAATCGTAGCGGCGTCCGCGTCGGTACGGCTCTTCGATCTCCGAAACTCAGTGGGTCCTCGAATATTAGGCCAAGGAGACCGAATCGGCCGCAACGGCCAAAATAACCTCGCCGTCTTTCAGGTCTCGCCCCGTGGCCTCCTCCGATTCTCCGACCCGGGCTTGGTGCAAGGCCGACTATCGCCCGCTCCGGCCCATTTTCGCGGCTACACGTACAACGGCCGATGGCAAGTGGAGTACACGAAGGGCGCAGCCCAAGCGACGATCTTTACCGATCCCTTTAGCGACGCAAAGCCGATTCGTTTACCGATGGTTCCGATCAATTTTTCCGGCGGAATCGCTCGGGACGTGTTCGCGATTTTGATGCCGCAAACGAGCGATATCTTGGGCATCTCGGGTGAAACCGGCGAAGTGCTTTGGAAATACCATGCCGAGGGCTGGCGTAACGGGCTCTGGGTCTCGCCGAGGGGAGACTCCGTCTTTGCCTTCGTGGGAGCGGCGGCTCTGCTCGTTCTGGACGCCCATACCGGCAAGGTCAGGGCCAGGTTGGAGCGACACAACCTCCGCATCACCAATTTGACCTTCTCCGCCGACGGAAAGAGCTTCTTCACCTGCGGCGCCGATGGGCGGGCGGTGCTTTGGGACATGGCCTCCCTCACCGAAAAAATGGAGTTCCAGGGGAACGTCGCCCAACGGATCGGCGGCGCCGATCTATCTCCCGACGGCAAACGTGTGGTGACCGCCAACGATGGCGGGTCTTGGCAGCTATGGGATGCCGTTACGGGCGTTCAGCTCGCCGACATGAAGGCCTCGAACGGGTCCGTTCGATCCATTCTCTTTACCGCGGATGGGAAGAAAGTGGTGGCCGCTTGCGAAGACGGCAAGATCCGGGCATGGGAATCCAGCGAGCGAGATCCCTCTTGTCGCGTCCCGGTTAGCGCTTCTAGCCTGAAAGACGTACGACGGTAG
- a CDS encoding S41 family peptidase → MVTSLLALSLSLVAADISADDRRSTIDSLVSAIQERYVFPDLGKKAGEALKAKLASGGYDTLSAGPDFAKALTEDINAICKDAHFRVRYSEKPLPVRAQRAAPSQKEIDQDRWFTHKANAGFEKVERLLGNVGYIRVDGFFDPEIAARPIQAAMDFVGDTDALIIDVRYNGGGDPATVRLLCSYLFDPKPVHLNDIYMREGNRTEQFWTLSKLPGRRYVGKPVYVLTSKRTGSGAEEFSYDLKNLRRATIVGTSTWGGANPGGVVRLNDHFGAFIPVGRAINPYTKTNWEGTGVDPDIHVASEDALATAQRIAVEKLLAEAKSEDDKARLADALASLKPKS, encoded by the coding sequence ATGGTCACGTCGCTGCTTGCCCTCTCCCTTTCCCTCGTCGCCGCCGACATCTCCGCCGACGACCGTCGCAGCACGATCGATTCGCTCGTCAGCGCTATTCAGGAGCGGTACGTATTCCCTGACCTGGGAAAGAAAGCTGGCGAGGCGCTCAAAGCGAAGCTTGCCTCCGGAGGCTACGACACGTTGAGCGCGGGTCCCGACTTTGCCAAAGCGCTCACGGAAGATATCAACGCCATCTGTAAAGATGCCCACTTCCGCGTCCGGTACAGCGAGAAGCCGCTTCCGGTCCGAGCCCAACGCGCCGCTCCGTCGCAGAAAGAGATCGATCAGGACAGATGGTTCACTCATAAGGCAAACGCCGGATTCGAAAAGGTCGAGCGCCTTCTCGGCAACGTCGGCTATATCCGGGTGGACGGATTCTTCGATCCGGAGATTGCGGCCCGTCCGATCCAGGCCGCGATGGACTTTGTCGGCGACACCGACGCGCTGATCATTGACGTCCGCTACAACGGAGGTGGAGACCCGGCGACCGTCCGTCTCCTCTGCAGCTATCTCTTCGACCCAAAGCCCGTGCACCTGAACGATATCTATATGCGCGAGGGTAACCGGACTGAGCAGTTCTGGACTCTTTCGAAGCTTCCGGGTCGCCGCTATGTCGGTAAGCCGGTCTACGTCCTGACCTCCAAGCGAACCGGTTCGGGCGCCGAGGAGTTCTCGTACGACCTGAAGAACCTGCGCCGCGCCACGATCGTGGGGACCAGCACCTGGGGAGGCGCAAATCCCGGCGGCGTCGTTCGGCTAAACGACCACTTCGGCGCCTTCATACCGGTCGGCAGAGCGATCAACCCTTATACGAAGACGAACTGGGAAGGAACCGGCGTGGACCCAGACATTCACGTCGCCTCCGAAGACGCGCTTGCCACCGCCCAGCGTATAGCCGTCGAAAAGTTGCTCGCGGAGGCAAAGAGCGAAGACGACAAAGCCCGCCTCGCCGACGCCCTGGCCAGTTTGAAGCCGAAGTCCTGA
- a CDS encoding type II toxin-antitoxin system PemK/MazF family toxin: MQIERGQVWMCDFNEHPDSRQNGVRPCVVVQTDHLNRVESYKLTIVVPFSTKGSERIPSHALVLPSKGNGLSEESFAKCEQIQTVPKNRLTQRKGKLSREEAEKVSQALKRTLDM, encoded by the coding sequence TTGCAGATTGAGCGCGGGCAGGTCTGGATGTGCGACTTTAACGAGCATCCCGATAGCCGGCAGAACGGAGTCCGTCCCTGTGTGGTTGTCCAGACCGATCATCTGAACCGGGTCGAGAGCTACAAGCTCACAATCGTGGTTCCGTTTAGCACAAAGGGTTCCGAACGCATCCCCTCTCATGCACTGGTCTTGCCCAGTAAAGGCAATGGTTTGTCGGAGGAGAGCTTCGCCAAGTGCGAACAGATTCAAACGGTTCCAAAAAATCGCCTGACCCAGCGGAAGGGGAAACTTTCACGGGAGGAGGCGGAAAAGGTCTCGCAGGCTTTGAAGCGCACGCTCGACATGTGA
- a CDS encoding ribbon-helix-helix protein, CopG family codes for MSKVHIGVRIQTETADRIEKIAKDRGRSQTQVIEQLLELGLQKLDQEALAEGFALLGSSEMQDMDFPTGAQQEAYRVAD; via the coding sequence ATGTCCAAAGTTCATATTGGAGTGAGGATTCAAACCGAGACTGCGGATCGGATCGAAAAGATCGCCAAGGATCGCGGTCGCTCACAGACCCAGGTCATCGAGCAGCTACTCGAGTTGGGCCTCCAGAAGCTCGACCAAGAAGCGCTGGCGGAGGGGTTTGCCCTTTTGGGAAGCTCGGAAATGCAGGATATGGATTTCCCCACTGGAGCCCAACAGGAGGCTTACCGCGTTGCAGATTGA
- a CDS encoding heme o synthase translates to MNVSRFAKYAWLVLLYNLAAVAWGVYVRASKSGDGCGSHWPLCDGDSTPLMGPGAKLVEMSHRISTGLILPMALVMVVWAWIAYPKKHLVRKASGTVLGFVIMEALVGAALVKFGLVTTNDSAARAGVMAFHVVSTFLLLGAISLAALGASGLPTPRLKGQSTVGWIIGMACFGVITLGVSGAISALGHQLHETPNVLQAAMNPATHWMVRLQPLHPFIAASIGLYLMLAAGLLQHLRPDPRVKAATRWVVGLFLAQLALGSLNIWLKAPIEMQMAHLMLADVNWISLVALGAFCLADGIERVESRPAPEEAGEFEPLRGRELIKAYIALTKPRVISLLLFTTLTAMVAAKGQWPGTWLFLAVALGGYMSAGAANAINMVIDRDIDLAMKRTAKRPTVTQSIPSRDALLFAFALAASSFALLWFAGTLLSAVMAFSGLVFYVVVYTMLLKRRTWSNIVIGGAAGAFPPLVGWAAVTNDLPPLSLYLFAIIFVWTPVHFWALALLLKDDYAAAGVPMLPCVKGDRHTVIQIGIYGIITFIVSLLPFLLPKVGWIYAGAAFVLNAILLYLCVELYRRIDRPRASRLFHYSMLYLALLFLMFAIDRAVVMA, encoded by the coding sequence GTGAACGTGAGTCGGTTCGCCAAGTACGCTTGGCTCGTCCTCCTTTACAATCTAGCCGCGGTGGCTTGGGGCGTCTACGTTCGCGCCAGCAAGTCGGGCGACGGATGCGGTAGCCATTGGCCGCTGTGCGATGGCGATAGCACCCCGCTGATGGGACCGGGCGCGAAGCTCGTCGAGATGTCCCACCGGATCTCCACCGGCCTCATCCTGCCGATGGCGCTGGTGATGGTGGTTTGGGCCTGGATCGCCTATCCGAAGAAGCATCTCGTCCGAAAGGCTTCCGGAACGGTCCTAGGATTTGTGATCATGGAGGCGCTGGTTGGCGCGGCGCTGGTTAAGTTCGGCCTCGTGACGACTAACGATTCGGCGGCAAGAGCCGGGGTTATGGCGTTCCATGTGGTCAGCACGTTCTTGCTGCTCGGCGCGATCTCGCTGGCCGCTCTTGGCGCAAGTGGATTGCCGACGCCGCGGCTGAAGGGCCAGAGCACAGTCGGCTGGATCATCGGCATGGCTTGCTTCGGCGTCATCACGCTCGGTGTCAGTGGCGCGATCTCCGCGCTCGGGCATCAGCTCCACGAGACGCCGAACGTCCTTCAGGCGGCGATGAACCCGGCGACCCACTGGATGGTCCGCCTCCAGCCGCTCCACCCGTTCATTGCGGCCAGCATCGGCTTGTATCTGATGCTCGCGGCGGGACTGCTACAGCACCTGAGGCCGGACCCGCGCGTTAAGGCGGCCACTCGTTGGGTGGTCGGTTTATTCCTGGCGCAGCTTGCGCTTGGCTCGCTCAATATTTGGCTGAAGGCGCCGATCGAGATGCAGATGGCGCATCTGATGCTGGCCGACGTCAACTGGATCTCGCTCGTCGCGCTGGGGGCGTTCTGCCTCGCCGATGGGATCGAGCGAGTCGAATCGCGTCCCGCGCCCGAAGAAGCGGGCGAGTTCGAGCCGCTTCGCGGGCGTGAGCTGATCAAGGCGTACATCGCTCTCACCAAACCCCGCGTCATCTCGCTTCTGCTCTTCACCACCCTGACCGCCATGGTCGCGGCGAAGGGGCAGTGGCCGGGCACATGGCTCTTCCTGGCGGTGGCGCTTGGCGGATATATGTCGGCGGGAGCCGCGAACGCGATCAATATGGTGATCGACCGCGACATCGACCTCGCGATGAAACGGACCGCGAAGCGTCCGACGGTGACCCAGTCGATCCCCTCGCGCGACGCGCTCCTATTCGCTTTCGCACTGGCCGCCTCTTCGTTCGCGCTCCTTTGGTTCGCCGGAACCTTGCTCAGCGCGGTGATGGCGTTTAGCGGATTGGTGTTCTACGTCGTCGTCTACACGATGCTTCTCAAGCGTCGCACTTGGTCGAACATCGTCATCGGCGGCGCGGCCGGCGCGTTCCCGCCGCTGGTCGGCTGGGCGGCGGTGACGAACGATCTTCCGCCGCTATCGCTCTATCTGTTCGCGATCATCTTCGTTTGGACGCCGGTGCATTTCTGGGCGCTGGCGCTGCTTCTGAAGGACGATTACGCGGCGGCCGGGGTGCCGATGCTGCCGTGTGTGAAAGGCGACCGCCATACCGTGATTCAGATCGGTATTTACGGGATCATCACGTTCATCGTGTCGCTGCTTCCGTTCCTGCTTCCCAAAGTCGGATGGATCTACGCGGGGGCGGCTTTCGTCCTTAACGCCATCTTGCTCTACCTGTGTGTCGAGCTTTATCGTCGCATCGACCGGCCGCGCGCAAGCCGCCTGTTCCATTATTCGATGCTCTACCTGGCCCTGCTTTTCCTCATGTTCGCGATCGATCGCGCGGTGGTGATGGCATGA
- a CDS encoding cytochrome c3 family protein yields MSAQVFKPSANSIAQVAMLSIAIGVPTVWLSIAGLSRSPANTKVDVPLNQPVPFSHQHHAWELGIDCRYCHTSVEKSSYAGLPSTETCMSCHSQIWTNSPLLEPVRRSYETGTPIKWNLVNKVPQFVHFNHSIHINRGINCDVCHGAVQYMQITFKGNSFQMAWCLQCHRAPERYVYKDETAPATEAPRNQVFNLYWKFQEKGMSNLSDREKEILHGDYGGSDDAQDKTKGKELVSKYGIHVAQLADCSVCHY; encoded by the coding sequence ATGTCTGCCCAAGTCTTTAAGCCGAGCGCCAACTCGATCGCCCAAGTCGCCATGTTGTCGATCGCGATCGGGGTGCCGACCGTATGGCTATCCATCGCGGGTCTCTCGCGATCGCCTGCCAACACCAAGGTCGACGTTCCGCTGAACCAGCCAGTGCCGTTCAGCCACCAGCACCATGCGTGGGAGCTTGGTATCGACTGCCGGTATTGCCACACCAGCGTGGAGAAGTCCTCCTATGCGGGCTTACCGTCGACCGAGACGTGCATGAGCTGCCACTCGCAGATCTGGACGAATTCGCCGCTCCTCGAGCCGGTACGCCGCAGCTACGAGACCGGCACGCCGATCAAGTGGAACCTCGTGAACAAGGTGCCCCAGTTCGTGCACTTCAACCACTCGATCCACATCAACCGCGGCATCAACTGCGACGTGTGCCACGGCGCCGTGCAGTACATGCAGATCACCTTTAAGGGGAACAGCTTCCAGATGGCGTGGTGCCTTCAGTGCCACCGCGCGCCGGAGCGGTATGTGTACAAAGACGAGACCGCGCCCGCTACCGAAGCGCCGCGAAACCAGGTTTTCAACCTCTACTGGAAGTTCCAAGAGAAAGGAATGTCCAACTTGAGCGATCGCGAGAAAGAGATCCTGCACGGAGATTACGGCGGATCGGACGACGCTCAGGATAAGACGAAGGGCAAGGAACTCGTGAGCAAGTACGGCATCCATGTGGCGCAATTGGCCGACTGTTCGGTTTGCCACTACTAG